One Nomascus leucogenys isolate Asia chromosome 22a, Asia_NLE_v1, whole genome shotgun sequence DNA segment encodes these proteins:
- the TMEM121 gene encoding transmembrane protein 121: protein MVLPPPDRRHVCLTTLVIMGSMAVMDAYLVEQNQGPRKIGVCIIVLVGDVCFLLVLRYVAVWVGAEVRTAKRGYAMILWFLYIFVLEIKLYFIFQNYKAARRGAADPVARKALTLLLSVCVPGLFLLLVALDRMEYVRTFRKREDLRGRLFWVALDLLDLLDMQASLWEPPRSGLPLWAEGLTFFYCYMLLLVLPCVALSEVSMQGEHIAPQKMMLYPVLSLATVNVVAVLARAANMALFRDSRVSAIFVGKNVVALATKACTFLEYRRQVRDFPPPALALELQPPPPQRNSVPPPPPLHGPPGRPHGSSPTRDPLDT, encoded by the coding sequence ATGGTGCTGCCGCCCCCGGACCGGCGCCACGTGTGCCTGACCACGCTGGTGATCATGGGCAGCATGGCCGTCATGGACGCGTACCTGGTGGAGCAGAACCAGGGCCCGCGCAAGATCGGCGTGTGCATCATCGTGCTGGTGGGCGACGTGTGCTTCCTGCTGGTGCTGCGCTACGTGGCCGTGTGGGTGGGAGCCGAGGTGCGCACGGCCAAGCGCGGCTACGCCATGATCCTGTGGTTCCTCTACATCTTCGTGCTGGAGATCAAGCTCTACTTCATCTTCCAGAACTACAAggcggcgcggcgcggcgcggcggACCCCGTGGCGCGCAAGGCGCTGACGCTGCTGCTGTCGGTGTGTGTGCCCGGCCTGTTCCTGCTGCTTGTGGCGCTGGACCGCATGGAGTACGTGCGCACCTTCCGCAAGCGCGAGGACCTGCGCGGCCGCCTGTTTTGGGTGGCGCTGGACCTGCTGGACCTGCTGGACATGCAGGCCAGCCTGTGGGAGCCGCCGCGCTCTGGGCTGCCGCTGTGGGCTGAGGGTCTCACCTTCTTCTACTGCTACatgctgctgctggtgctgcCGTGCGTGGCGCTCAGCGAGGTCAGCATGCAGGGCGAGCACATAGCGCCGCAGAAGATGATGCTCTACCCGGTGCTCAGCCTCGCCACCGTCAATGTGGTGGCCGTGCTGGCGCGCGCCGCCAACATGGCGCTGTTCCGAGACAGCCGCGTCTCGGCCATCTTCGTCGGCAAAAACGTGGTGGCGCTCGCCACCAAGGCCTGCACCTTTTTGGAGTACCGCCGCCAGGTGCGCGACTTCCCGCCGCCTGCGCTAGCGCTGGAGCTGCAACCGCCACCCCCGCAGCGCAACTcggtgccgccgccgccgccgctgcatGGCCCGCCTGGGCGCCCCCACGGGTCCTCGCCCACGCGTGACCCCCTGGACACGTGA
- the TEDC1 gene encoding tubulin epsilon and delta complex protein 1 isoform X1 encodes MGRRRQRVDLAAGARARALPEAIAALSRSLPSGPSPEIFRRAKFDRPEATSALWQLLYSVLSPLPAGNALASLALEVQARLVKSALCSQGYPRLALAQLPEDGSQGSRELLLALSWLLARGPVPEQMLAQARVPLGDEMTVCQCEALASPGPPAPHMEAEGPVDVRHVQWLMGKLRFRWRQLVSSQQEQCALLSKIHLYTRGCHSDQSLGHLSVTEAEMLRDPEGGQQVSGAGASQNLDLAYPKCLHSSCTPGMGPRTFWNDLWLVCERPGLLPGDWAAPLDPGGASAYSLLSPLRALLRTLEHENQRLEAVLAWRRTELVFWRWMDTILGTCSLEVPAAASQPTFLPWVPERGGGELELVTRELQALEEELQEAVERRRAAWEAKAGGCGRGPEWSAARRASREAVERELGALQRCWEQDSGPAQPHGPHRLVRREDGAAGDQDLRAAEVIRRLRSQEACLEAVLCRLQGQCQQELARLVGALPGFIWIPPPGR; translated from the exons ATGGGGAGGCGGCGGCAGCGGGTGGACCTCGCGGCTGGGGCCCGGGCCCGGGCCTTGCCTGAGGCCATCGCCGCGTTGAGTCGGTCGCTGCCCTCGGGACCCAGCCCCGAGATCTTCCGCCGCGCCAAGTTCGACCGTCCGGAGGCG ACCTCCGCGCTCTGGCAGCTCCTCTATAGTGTGCTCTCGCCACTCCCTGCGGGCAACGCCTTGGCCTCGCTCGCCCTGG AGGTCCAAGCCCGCTTGGTGAAGTCAGCGCTATGCTCCCAGGGCTACCCGAGGCTGGCACTGGCACAACTACCTGAGGATGGCTCGCAGGGCAGTCGGGAGCTGCTGCTGGCTCTGTCCTGGCTCTTGGCCCGAGGACCTGTGCCCGAGCAGATGCTGGCCCAGGCCCGAGTGCCTCTGGGTGACGAGATGACTGTGTGCCAG TGTGAGGCCCTGGCCAGCCCTGGCCCACCTGCACCCCACATGGAAGCAGAGGGTCCTGTGGATGTCCGCCATGTGCAGTGGCTGATGGGAAAGCTGCGGTTCCGGTGGCGCCAGCTGGTGTCCAGTCAGCAGGAGCAGTGCGCCCTCCTGAGTAAG ATTCACCTGTACACGCGAGGCTGCCACAGCGACCAGAGCCTTGGCCATCTGTCTGTCACTGAAGCAGAGATGCTCAGGGACCCAGAGGGAGGCCAGCAG GTTTCTGGAGCGGGAGCCTCCCAAAACCTGGACCTGGCCTACCCAAAGTGCCTGCACTCCTCCTGCACTCCTGGGATGGGTCCCAGAACCTTCTGGAATGATCTATGGCTGGTATGTGAGCGGCCAGGTCTGCTGCCGGGTGACTGGGCAGCTCCCTTGGATCCTGGTGGGGCCTCAGCCTACAGCCTGCTCTCCCCTCTTAGGGCG CTGCTGCGGACTCTGGAACATGAGAACCAGCGCCTGGAGGCTGTCCTGGCGTGGCGGCGCACTGAGCTGGTCTTCTGGCGGTGGATG GACACGATCCTGGGCACCTGTTCCCTGGAGGTGCCTGCTGCAGCCTCACAGCCCACCTTCCTGCCCTGGGTCCCTGAGCGCGGGGGTGGCGAGTTGGAGCTGGTAACGCGGGAGCTGCAGGCACTGGAGGAGGAGCTGCAGGAGGCTGTGGAGCGCAGGCGGGcggcctgggaggccaag GCCGGAGGCTGTGGACGGGGGCCAGAGTGGAGTGCTGCACGGCGGGCCTCTCGGGAGGCTGTGGAAAGGGAGCTGGGAGCTCTACAGCGGTGCTGGGAGCAAGACAGTGGCCCGGCTCAGCCCCATGGGCCACACCGGCTGGTGAGACGAGAGGATGGGGCAGCAGGGGACCAGGACCTGCGGGCAGCTGAGGtgatcaggaggctgaggagccaGGAGGCCTGCCTGGAGGCGGTGCTATGTCGACTACAGGGACAGTGTCAGCAGgaactggccaggctggtgggaGCCCTGCCTGGCTTCATCTGGATCCCGCCACCTGGACGCTGA
- the TEDC1 gene encoding tubulin epsilon and delta complex protein 1 isoform X3 has translation MGRRRQRVDLAAGARARALPEAIAALSRSLPSGPSPEIFRRAKFDRPEATSALWQLLYSVLSPLPAGNALASLALEVQARLVKSALCSQGYPRLALAQLPEDGSQGSRELLLALSWLLARGPVPEQMLAQARVPLGDEMTVCQCEALASPGPPAPHMEAEGPVDVRHVQWLMGKLRFRWRQLVSSQQEQCALLSKIHLYTRGCHSDQSLGHLSVTEAEMLRDPEGGQQLLRTLEHENQRLEAVLAWRRTELVFWRWMDTILGTCSLEVPAAASQPTFLPWVPERGGGELELVTRELQALEEELQEAVERRRAAWEAKAGGCGRGPEWSAARRASREAVERELGALQRCWEQDSGPAQPHGPHRLVRREDGAAGDQDLRAAEVIRRLRSQEACLEAVLCRLQGQCQQELARLVGALPGFIWIPPPGR, from the exons ATGGGGAGGCGGCGGCAGCGGGTGGACCTCGCGGCTGGGGCCCGGGCCCGGGCCTTGCCTGAGGCCATCGCCGCGTTGAGTCGGTCGCTGCCCTCGGGACCCAGCCCCGAGATCTTCCGCCGCGCCAAGTTCGACCGTCCGGAGGCG ACCTCCGCGCTCTGGCAGCTCCTCTATAGTGTGCTCTCGCCACTCCCTGCGGGCAACGCCTTGGCCTCGCTCGCCCTGG AGGTCCAAGCCCGCTTGGTGAAGTCAGCGCTATGCTCCCAGGGCTACCCGAGGCTGGCACTGGCACAACTACCTGAGGATGGCTCGCAGGGCAGTCGGGAGCTGCTGCTGGCTCTGTCCTGGCTCTTGGCCCGAGGACCTGTGCCCGAGCAGATGCTGGCCCAGGCCCGAGTGCCTCTGGGTGACGAGATGACTGTGTGCCAG TGTGAGGCCCTGGCCAGCCCTGGCCCACCTGCACCCCACATGGAAGCAGAGGGTCCTGTGGATGTCCGCCATGTGCAGTGGCTGATGGGAAAGCTGCGGTTCCGGTGGCGCCAGCTGGTGTCCAGTCAGCAGGAGCAGTGCGCCCTCCTGAGTAAG ATTCACCTGTACACGCGAGGCTGCCACAGCGACCAGAGCCTTGGCCATCTGTCTGTCACTGAAGCAGAGATGCTCAGGGACCCAGAGGGAGGCCAGCAG CTGCTGCGGACTCTGGAACATGAGAACCAGCGCCTGGAGGCTGTCCTGGCGTGGCGGCGCACTGAGCTGGTCTTCTGGCGGTGGATG GACACGATCCTGGGCACCTGTTCCCTGGAGGTGCCTGCTGCAGCCTCACAGCCCACCTTCCTGCCCTGGGTCCCTGAGCGCGGGGGTGGCGAGTTGGAGCTGGTAACGCGGGAGCTGCAGGCACTGGAGGAGGAGCTGCAGGAGGCTGTGGAGCGCAGGCGGGcggcctgggaggccaag GCCGGAGGCTGTGGACGGGGGCCAGAGTGGAGTGCTGCACGGCGGGCCTCTCGGGAGGCTGTGGAAAGGGAGCTGGGAGCTCTACAGCGGTGCTGGGAGCAAGACAGTGGCCCGGCTCAGCCCCATGGGCCACACCGGCTGGTGAGACGAGAGGATGGGGCAGCAGGGGACCAGGACCTGCGGGCAGCTGAGGtgatcaggaggctgaggagccaGGAGGCCTGCCTGGAGGCGGTGCTATGTCGACTACAGGGACAGTGTCAGCAGgaactggccaggctggtgggaGCCCTGCCTGGCTTCATCTGGATCCCGCCACCTGGACGCTGA
- the TEDC1 gene encoding tubulin epsilon and delta complex protein 1 isoform X4, with the protein MGRRRQRVDLAAGARARALPEAIAALSRSLPSGPSPEIFRRAKFDRPEATSALWQLLYSVLSPLPAGNALASLALEVQARLVKSALCSQGYPRLALAQLPEDGSQGSRELLLALSWLLARGPVPEQMLAQARVPLGDEMTVCQIHLYTRGCHSDQSLGHLSVTEAEMLRDPEGGQQLLRTLEHENQRLEAVLAWRRTELVFWRWMDTILGTCSLEVPAAASQPTFLPWVPERGGGELELVTRELQALEEELQEAVERRRAAWEAKAGGCGRGPEWSAARRASREAVERELGALQRCWEQDSGPAQPHGPHRLVRREDGAAGDQDLRAAEVIRRLRSQEACLEAVLCRLQGQCQQELARLVGALPGFIWIPPPGR; encoded by the exons ATGGGGAGGCGGCGGCAGCGGGTGGACCTCGCGGCTGGGGCCCGGGCCCGGGCCTTGCCTGAGGCCATCGCCGCGTTGAGTCGGTCGCTGCCCTCGGGACCCAGCCCCGAGATCTTCCGCCGCGCCAAGTTCGACCGTCCGGAGGCG ACCTCCGCGCTCTGGCAGCTCCTCTATAGTGTGCTCTCGCCACTCCCTGCGGGCAACGCCTTGGCCTCGCTCGCCCTGG AGGTCCAAGCCCGCTTGGTGAAGTCAGCGCTATGCTCCCAGGGCTACCCGAGGCTGGCACTGGCACAACTACCTGAGGATGGCTCGCAGGGCAGTCGGGAGCTGCTGCTGGCTCTGTCCTGGCTCTTGGCCCGAGGACCTGTGCCCGAGCAGATGCTGGCCCAGGCCCGAGTGCCTCTGGGTGACGAGATGACTGTGTGCCAG ATTCACCTGTACACGCGAGGCTGCCACAGCGACCAGAGCCTTGGCCATCTGTCTGTCACTGAAGCAGAGATGCTCAGGGACCCAGAGGGAGGCCAGCAG CTGCTGCGGACTCTGGAACATGAGAACCAGCGCCTGGAGGCTGTCCTGGCGTGGCGGCGCACTGAGCTGGTCTTCTGGCGGTGGATG GACACGATCCTGGGCACCTGTTCCCTGGAGGTGCCTGCTGCAGCCTCACAGCCCACCTTCCTGCCCTGGGTCCCTGAGCGCGGGGGTGGCGAGTTGGAGCTGGTAACGCGGGAGCTGCAGGCACTGGAGGAGGAGCTGCAGGAGGCTGTGGAGCGCAGGCGGGcggcctgggaggccaag GCCGGAGGCTGTGGACGGGGGCCAGAGTGGAGTGCTGCACGGCGGGCCTCTCGGGAGGCTGTGGAAAGGGAGCTGGGAGCTCTACAGCGGTGCTGGGAGCAAGACAGTGGCCCGGCTCAGCCCCATGGGCCACACCGGCTGGTGAGACGAGAGGATGGGGCAGCAGGGGACCAGGACCTGCGGGCAGCTGAGGtgatcaggaggctgaggagccaGGAGGCCTGCCTGGAGGCGGTGCTATGTCGACTACAGGGACAGTGTCAGCAGgaactggccaggctggtgggaGCCCTGCCTGGCTTCATCTGGATCCCGCCACCTGGACGCTGA
- the TEDC1 gene encoding tubulin epsilon and delta complex protein 1 isoform X2, translating into MGRRRQRVDLAAGARARALPEAIAALSRSLPSGPSPEIFRRAKFDRPEATSALWQLLYSVLSPLPAGNALASLALEVQARLVKSALCSQGYPRLALAQLPEDGSQGSRELLLALSWLLARGPVPEQMLAQARVPLGDEMTVCQIHLYTRGCHSDQSLGHLSVTEAEMLRDPEGGQQVSGAGASQNLDLAYPKCLHSSCTPGMGPRTFWNDLWLVCERPGLLPGDWAAPLDPGGASAYSLLSPLRALLRTLEHENQRLEAVLAWRRTELVFWRWMDTILGTCSLEVPAAASQPTFLPWVPERGGGELELVTRELQALEEELQEAVERRRAAWEAKAGGCGRGPEWSAARRASREAVERELGALQRCWEQDSGPAQPHGPHRLVRREDGAAGDQDLRAAEVIRRLRSQEACLEAVLCRLQGQCQQELARLVGALPGFIWIPPPGR; encoded by the exons ATGGGGAGGCGGCGGCAGCGGGTGGACCTCGCGGCTGGGGCCCGGGCCCGGGCCTTGCCTGAGGCCATCGCCGCGTTGAGTCGGTCGCTGCCCTCGGGACCCAGCCCCGAGATCTTCCGCCGCGCCAAGTTCGACCGTCCGGAGGCG ACCTCCGCGCTCTGGCAGCTCCTCTATAGTGTGCTCTCGCCACTCCCTGCGGGCAACGCCTTGGCCTCGCTCGCCCTGG AGGTCCAAGCCCGCTTGGTGAAGTCAGCGCTATGCTCCCAGGGCTACCCGAGGCTGGCACTGGCACAACTACCTGAGGATGGCTCGCAGGGCAGTCGGGAGCTGCTGCTGGCTCTGTCCTGGCTCTTGGCCCGAGGACCTGTGCCCGAGCAGATGCTGGCCCAGGCCCGAGTGCCTCTGGGTGACGAGATGACTGTGTGCCAG ATTCACCTGTACACGCGAGGCTGCCACAGCGACCAGAGCCTTGGCCATCTGTCTGTCACTGAAGCAGAGATGCTCAGGGACCCAGAGGGAGGCCAGCAG GTTTCTGGAGCGGGAGCCTCCCAAAACCTGGACCTGGCCTACCCAAAGTGCCTGCACTCCTCCTGCACTCCTGGGATGGGTCCCAGAACCTTCTGGAATGATCTATGGCTGGTATGTGAGCGGCCAGGTCTGCTGCCGGGTGACTGGGCAGCTCCCTTGGATCCTGGTGGGGCCTCAGCCTACAGCCTGCTCTCCCCTCTTAGGGCG CTGCTGCGGACTCTGGAACATGAGAACCAGCGCCTGGAGGCTGTCCTGGCGTGGCGGCGCACTGAGCTGGTCTTCTGGCGGTGGATG GACACGATCCTGGGCACCTGTTCCCTGGAGGTGCCTGCTGCAGCCTCACAGCCCACCTTCCTGCCCTGGGTCCCTGAGCGCGGGGGTGGCGAGTTGGAGCTGGTAACGCGGGAGCTGCAGGCACTGGAGGAGGAGCTGCAGGAGGCTGTGGAGCGCAGGCGGGcggcctgggaggccaag GCCGGAGGCTGTGGACGGGGGCCAGAGTGGAGTGCTGCACGGCGGGCCTCTCGGGAGGCTGTGGAAAGGGAGCTGGGAGCTCTACAGCGGTGCTGGGAGCAAGACAGTGGCCCGGCTCAGCCCCATGGGCCACACCGGCTGGTGAGACGAGAGGATGGGGCAGCAGGGGACCAGGACCTGCGGGCAGCTGAGGtgatcaggaggctgaggagccaGGAGGCCTGCCTGGAGGCGGTGCTATGTCGACTACAGGGACAGTGTCAGCAGgaactggccaggctggtgggaGCCCTGCCTGGCTTCATCTGGATCCCGCCACCTGGACGCTGA